In one window of Helianthus annuus cultivar XRQ/B chromosome 17, HanXRQr2.0-SUNRISE, whole genome shotgun sequence DNA:
- the LOC110925761 gene encoding embryonic protein DC-8 produces MASRQDPRARDDVRAKELRAEEAARTAADELHDINKQRDENRSGTGIIGTIFQSVTGTLGSAKDAVIGRTHEATDKATIVATETAERERQNKQDATRKAGEYKDYTSQKAGEAADKTARKAGEYKDYTAQKAGEAADKTGEYKDYTAQKAKETADTAAQKTKEAKDTAMGKMGEYKDYAKETAREAKDYTADKAKEAKDYTADKAKETKDYTVDKSAQGKDSAVGKLSELKDKAVHLFTGKKNGTSESGDFVKTETEEEARRKLETMHLKDQGYDAKGTGMDAASATVAKVDPLRATAETFRKADQMSGQAFNDVGVMDEDDDAKGVRGQGQGGVYRVQLKKHEKK; encoded by the exons ATGGCTTCACGACAAGATCCTCGGGCAAGAGATGATGTTAGAGCAAAGGAACTAAGAGCGGAGGAGGCCGCCAGAACAGCGGCTGACGAGCTACACGACATCAACAAACAAAGAGATGAAAACCGCAGCGGCACCGGTATCATCGGCACCATATTCCAGTCGGTTACCGGCACACTCGGCAGCGCCAAAGATGCTGTCATCGGCAGAACCCACGAAGCTACCGACAAGGCGACCATAGTCGCCACAGAAACCGCCGAACGAGAGAGACAAAACAAACAAGACGCAACCCGAAAAGCTGGAGAATACAAGGATTACACTTCACAGAAGGCCGGTGAAGCTGCGGATAAAACGGCCCGGAAAGCCGGGGAATACAAGGATTACACTGCTCAAAAGGCGGGTGAAGCCGCAGATAAGACTGGAGAGTACAAGGATTACACCGCACAAAAAGCGAAGGAAACTGCGGATACGGCCGCCCAAAAGACGAAAGAAGCCAAGGACACGGCAATGGGAAAAATGGGCGAGTACAAAGACTACGCGAAAGAAACCGCTAGAGAAGCCAAAGATTACACCGCTGACAAGGCGAAAGAAGCCAAAGATTACACCGCTGATAAGGCGAAAGAAACCAAAGATTACACTGTGGACAAGTCGGCACAAGGGAAGGATAGTGCTGTTGGTAAACTAAGTGAACTCAAGGATAAAGCCGTGCACTTGTTTACCGGCAAGAAAAACGGAACTAGCGAATCGGGTGATTTTGTTAAG ACCGAGACGGAGGAAGAAGCAAGAAGGAAGTTGGAGACGATGCATTTGAAAGATCAAGGGTATGACGCTAAAGGCACTGGGATGGACGCTGCAAGTGCAACAGTGGCCAAGGTGGATCCGTTGAGAGCGACGGCGGAGACGTTCAGGAAAGCGGATCAGATGAGCGGGCAGGCGTTCAATGACGTTGGAGTcatggatgaagatgatgatgccaAAGGGGTCCGAGGTCAAGGTCAAGGTGGTGTGTACCGTGTGCAACTGAAGAAGCATGAGAAGAAGTGA